The following nucleotide sequence is from Wolbachia endosymbiont (group E) of Neria commutata.
ATTTTTTCTTGATAAAGAGGGCAAGAAGATATCCAAATCAAAAGGAAATGGAATTTCAATTGAAGAGTGGTTAACTTATGCACCAACCGAGAGTTTAGCGTTATATATCTTTCAAAGTCCAAAAAAGGCTAAACGCTTATACTTTGACGTAATACCAAAATCAACTGATGAGTACTTAGAGTTTGTAAAACGCTATCATGAAAATAAGGAAGAAAATATAAGCGATAGAATAACTACAGAACCTTCTGTCGTTCCAGAATCACGTGTCACTCCAGGGCTCTCTTCTGTCATTCCAGTGTTACGCACTGGAATGGCACCTAACGAGGAGTCTAATCCTGCATGGCATATCCATAAGGGTAACGTTCCTAATATAGAAACTTCAGGTATAAATTTCTCGCTGCTTTTAAACTTAGCAGCAGCTTGTAACGCTGAAAATAAAGAAATTCTTTGGGGTTTTATATCAACTTATGCACCAAATGTTACGCCAGAGAATAATAAAATGCTCGATAGGCTTTCAAATTTTGCGGTGAAATACTATCATGACTTTGTCAAACCAACAAAATCATACAAAATTCCAAGTGAAACAGAAAAGCAAGCATTGCTGGATTTAAAGCACACTTTATACTCTTTAGCCGAAACTGCTACTGCCGAAGAGATTCAATCTCAGGTATTTTCTATTGGAAAAAAATATGGGTTTAGCAACTTACGCGATTGGTTCCAATTGTTGTATGAAACATTGCTTGGTAAACAGACTGGCCCAAGAATGGGTTCTTTTATAAAGCTTTATGGAATAAATAATACAGTTTATCTTATAGATAGCACTATTGAAAAAACTCTATAGAACTATTCACAAGTTAATTTCGATAGCGATTCACGTTTTCAACCACCACTTTTTGGCTGGCAAGCTCCTGATTTTCTATCTTTATACTTCAACAATTTTAGTAAAGCTACTTCATTGGATTTATCTTGTCTAGATGTACAGTCCCAGAGTGTGATGGCATGATATATTAGAAGTTACCATTAAAGGAGGAGTTATGGGACAAATATTACATGAGACCTGCTGCAAAAGGCACTCAGGCCTCTAGGATGGCCGCCAATATTCTACCTTCTGAAGATATGATGTGGAAATTTGTGCGGTCCTGATCTGATTGAGACAACTAACAACCTTGCAGAACGTCAGGCCAGACGGTATGTCATTTATCGTAAAAATAGCTTTTTCACTTGGTCAGAACGTGGAGAAAAGTTCATAGAAAGAATACTCTCGATATTTGTAACTGCACGCTTGAATAATCAGAATCCTGTCCAGAAATTACAGAATTTAGTCGCTATTCCTGCTTAGTGGGAAAATACTCCGTGAACAGTTACATTTTGACTCGCAGCAAACACATCACGAACAGTATTAAGCCTACTCTCTACCTATACCTTTTTTTCTTTATTCTTAAGGTTTTGACGTTCGCGATTAAGCTTTTCAAGTACATTGTCAAAATCATCCATGGTAACGATAACTTCGGTACGCTTTGCAACGCGAAGTTTTACTTTACGTACTAAATTTTTTAGATCATCCCCTGAATAACCCTCAGTTTTTTTTGCAACTTCTTCAAGGCTTAGGCATGATTCAGCTGGTGCAGTTCCCATTTGAAGACGAAGTATCTTCTCTCGTAAAATCAGGTCCGGTAAAGAAATATTGATTTTCTCAGGGAAGCGTCTAAGCAGCGCTTCATCTAAAGCCTCTGGACGGTTAGTTGCAGCAATTACTGTTATACCTTCGTTGGGGTAAAAACCATCCATTTCATTCAATAGCTGTATTAAAGTTTTATTGTGATCTTGACTCACGCTACTACTATTAGAAATGCGCTTTGCACCTATGGAATCTATTTCATCTATAAAAATTACACAAGGAGGATTTTTTCTTGCTTATTTAAATAGCCTGCATACACGCTCTACACCGTGACCAGCAAACTGTCCAACAAGCGCAGAGGCCGAGATACTTATAAAATTAATATTAGCTTCACCTGCGATTGCACGAGCAAGAAGAGTTTTTCCAGTTCCAGGAGGACCATGAAAAAGGTAGCCTTTCGCTGGTGTTAAACCTAGTATTTTACAATTTTCTCGCATTTGTGCTGACATACCATCAAAAATCACTTTCAAGTCTTCTTTTAACTCATCTGAAACTATAACATCATCAAATGTTATTTTTTTTTGTTCATTTGGATTAACTGGCTTTTTCTCTTCGCTGCCAGTTGCTATCACATATATAACTGCACATAACACAAGTCCAACGATAATATACAGTCCAATTGTACTACCGGATATCACACATGCCAACATGGCATTTATTGTAGACTCTTTGCCAAACATTAACATATGCAAATAGCAAACAAGAGCGACGATTGACAGATATGCTAAAACAATTTTTAAAAAATCTAATTTTCTCATCTTTACCCTAATTAAATATTAATTAAGTTTGACAAATTTTCTTTTACTACGCAATTAATTATGCATTTAACCTCATCGCCGTTAAGATCATTACTCTTATTATTTACACACGGGTAAGAAAGTATTTTCTCATCTTTTTGTACCACAGGTAAAGAATAAAACACTTCAGTGCAGCAATCATAATCCTTTAAAAATTCAGGAATTTTTTGTGTCTTCTTTAGTGAAGCAATAGTAACTGAGCACTTCTGATTTCCGAATATTGTGCACTTAAATCTATTATCCCATTTAATAGATTCACTCATGGGTAAGTTTACAGACACCTCCTTTATTTTCGAAGATTCTCTGATTATTAGAATGCTTTCTCCATATTTTTTTATTTTGCACCCAGAAAGGGTGTGATTAATATCGCAATCTTTTTGTAATATTTTATTAAATATGAAAACGAGACTGTTGTATCTTGGTTTGTAGTATTTACTGCCGACTGCCATTATGGAGTAAAGAAGAATCCTCAAGGCTATCTCCTCTGGCAATCGATAAAATTCATTGAGTTTAATTTCAATAAACCCAAGTTCATGCACATCAGCGCAGTCATTGAACGCAAGGCGTGTGTAATGCATTAACGCTTTTGCAGCTCTTTGCATATGAAGAGCTGTAAGACATATTCGCTCTGATAAAATTTCTTGATTATCACTTGCTTTAAGTAAGTTGCGATATAAAGTACGCCTGTATTTTATATTTTTATTGCTCCTATCCTCAACCCATTTTAGCTGGCGGAAATTTGCATATTTTTCTATATTGCTACGACTAAAATTCAGTAATGGTCTGAATATACACACATCATTCAAGAAAGATTTGTAATGCATCGATGATAATCCATCTATACCGCTACCTCGCTCAAGTCTCAACAAGAACGTTTCTACTTGATCATCTTTGTGATGAGCTACAAACAAATACTTAATGTTGTTATTTTTACACCATTCTGTTAGTAGTTTATACCGCGCTTCCCTTGCCTGCAGTTGGACGTTACCTTTGACGTCTTGTTTTTCCCAATTTAATATAAATGACTCTAAGCCAAGCTTTTTTGCATAATTTACAACAAAATCAGCTTCCTGCTGAGATTCTGGACGCAATCCATGGTTTACTGTTAGAGCTATAGGAAGAGGGTGCTGGATTCTTTTTGCCCAATTAGTAATTAGATGCAGTAAGACTATGCTATCTACACCACCTGATACCGCAACTGCAATTTGATCGTTATGAACAGCAAAACTGTCGATTACATTTTGAAATGAGGTACAAAAAATTGCGTCATTCCAGCAATCCATAAATTGTTATCCAAGTAGTGTGACACTGGGATCCAGCCATCGGATGGCACATAGAGGAAATAACTTAAAATCTTCAGCTAGTCCCATAAATTTTTTACTTTTTTTTTACCTTGCTGAAGAATCCTTCAGATTGCTGCTTTATACCTGCACTTTCCTCTTCTTCAAATGCCTTTAATAGGTCAATTTGCTTTTTAGTTAAATTTTTCGGATTTAAAGTTTCCACTATTACCTGTACATACAAATCACCACGGACATGTGAGTTCATATATGGCATACCCTTCTCCCTACAGCGCAGTTTGGTGCCAGTTTGAGTACCCTCTGGAACTTTTATTTTTATTTTAGTTCCATCAATTGACTGCACTTCAATTTCACCACCAAGCACAGCTAGTGTCATTCTTATAGGCACTTTACAATGTAGATGTGCTTTATCCCGAGTAAATATTTTGTGTGGTGCTATTTTAACGTATACATATAAATCTCCGCTTTTTCCACCTCTTGCCCCAGCTTCTCCTTTACCACTTACCCTTACCTTAGCACCATCTTCTATACCCCTTGGAATTGAAACTGATATATTCACTTCATCTCTTTTGCGTCCGCTTCCACCACATTTCTTGCATTTATTGTGTATTATTTCCCCTTCTCCATAACATGTGCTGCATGTTCTTTCGATTGTAAAAAAACCCTGCTGAGTTCTGATTCTACCACTTCCTTGGCATGTATGACACTGAGCTGGTTTAATTGCTCCTTCACTTCCCGTACCTTTGCATGTACCACATTGTACGTTTGTTATATAATGTATAGGAGCTTGCATTCCTTTAAATGCATCCTCTAAGCTGATTTCAAGATCATAGCGTAGGTCTGCTCCAGGCGCTCCTTGACTTACTGTGCTTCCTTTTGTCCTTGATCTGCTTGCACCACCACCAAATCCTCCACCAAAAAAATCATTGAATATGTCACTAAAATCACCTGCAGAGCTGAACCCTTGAAAACCATCAGAAGAACTATATGAATCACCTTCGTGGCCATAGCGATCATAACCTGCTCTTTTGTTAGAGTCAGATAAAATTTCATATGCAGCAGTTATTTCTTTAAATTTTTCTTCTGCTTCTTTGTTACCAGGATTTCTATCGGGATGATACTTTAATGCTAGTTTTTTATATGCCTTTTTTATCTCATCAACGTTAGCGCTTTTATCTACTCCTAGCAATTCATAATGGTCTTTTTTGCTCATATATAATAGTTCAGCGTTTAACTATTAAAGATAGGTATTTCATATATTAATTTCAAGTATGATTTCTGTTTCAAATATTACCAGATCTCTTTCGAAACTCATATAGGTGACAACAAGTACAACATTGCAAAAAACAATTTGGAGTTCAAAAGGGTGATTCCTCGAGAACTACTGCGTCAGAAAGCTGGCGCTGAATTTGTATATAATGTTGAACTTGGAGGTTTTTATGAGTAATAGTGAGAATAAAAGAAGAGAAAAATTAGAAACTAGAATTCTATCAATCGAAGACTGCTCTCTGCTTGATTATGAGTTGTTGGAGATTATACTATATTCTGTATGCGAAAAAGGAGAAAGCAGAAAAGGTAAGTTAAAAAAATTATCGATGCCATTAAGTTAAGAGAAAAGGATGGACTATATTAATAAATCAAGTAAAATTCCTAAACTTAAAGGAAAAATAATATGAGTAAAAAAAACAATAATCGAATTCATAAAAAATAAATTGATAAGTTTAAACTTTATAAATGATCACAAAGTATCACCAAAAGACTTTCTACGAAAAAGAAAATTGCCTTTTATTGATGTATTCATTTTGATTTTCAGAAAAAGTGTGAAATCATTACAAGTGATGCTCAATGAATTTATTCTGTACACGATGAGAGATTATACAGTTACTGCAAGTGCTTTTACCCAAGTAAGACAGAAGCTAAAGTATACTGCATTTTCAGAACTTAATGATGATGTAGTTTCCCTATATTACCAGGATCAGGAGTTTAAAACTCACCATGGTTTCAGGGTACTTGCATTTGATGCTTCTATATTAATTCTACCAAAAAGTGATGAGGTAATAGAGGAGTTTGGCTCAAGAGCAGTATGGAATGGAGTTCAGAGGTTTGAAGATTATACAAGTGCAACCTTTGAAGCTTGTTATGATGTGCTAAATAATATTGCAATAAAATCGGTGTTAAGTAGAGGTGACAGTTATGAAGTTGATTTAGCAACCGATATGCTTGAAGGCCTCAGTTCAGATGACTTACTAATCTGTGATAGAGGGTATGTATCTTATCGATTTATTGCCGAGCTTACGGAAAGGAAAATTAATTATGTAATTCGTTGTCCAAGTTCATCTTTTAGTGAAGTAAACGATATGTTTAAGCCGGGCAGTCCCTCTAGTACAATAGCAGTAGCTACTGCACCTATTAAAGTGGCAAGGCAGCTAAGAAAGCTAGGATTACCTGATGAAATGGAATTTAGGCTAGTTAAAATCATACTTTCCTCTGGTGAAATTGAAGTGCTAATTACATCATTATTAGATGAGCAGCAATTTAAGGTTGAGGAATTTGAAGAGTTATACTACTTACGTTGGGGAATAGAAACATTTTTTTCTAAACTCAAAGGAAGGTTAGGCTTAGAGAATTTTACAGGTAAAAGTGTTGAAACTATTAAGCAGGATTTTTGGTCAACCATTTTTATTAGCAACCTAGAAAGTATTATGACAGAAGATGTAGAAGAGGCATTGAATGCAGACCTAGCTGATAGTAAGCTTGAAAAAAGCATTAATAAATCTGTTTCATTTAATGCAATTAAAAACTTAGCTTTCGATATTTTTTCTACAGAATCGGACATGGATTGCGTTATGGAGCAATTATCTAAGTTATTTTTAACAAACACTTTAGTTGTAAGGAAGGGGAGGAAAGTTGATCTTCATAAGATATCTGATGTTCGTTCACTCAATTACCAAAAAAGGGCTAGAAAACACGTATTTTGAATACTACCCTACTCATTTCTGAAAGACAGTATTCCTGGAGCAACTTTTGTCAAATCTTCTGTAAAATGACTTTTAAATAAGCTATTTCTTAACTAATTTACATCTAAGAGTTTATCTACTTTAAAGTTTGCTCTATTTTGTTTTAGCATTTGCCATAACTCCTTAATCACTACAAACTTTTTTGTTCAATTTTTAGCCATTCCTTCCTTAACTTAATGGCAGTGACCACAAGGTAACCCTGGGGAATCAGCTAATCCACCAGAGTTCTCTGAAAATCTTGAACATGGTGATCAGCCTCCTCAAGTGCCTGAAGATGTTCAATCTTCCGATGTAGGGTTTAATAAGTAGTTTGATCTATATACTTACAAAACCTCTGTCTTTAGCTTTATCAGTCATTACTAGTGTGGTATCGTGGGTATTTGGGTCTGATGAGGAAGAGCCTGGTCTCACACATCAACATGATAGCTACTCCGGACCAAGTCTTGAAGAGGTACCAGATCATAATAATGATGTGATATTATAGCATATTCTACAACCACTCCCTTACCCTTTCCAGGTGTTTATAACTGTTAAATCTCAGGAATTTATCTAAATACGGAGAGGCAACAAAGGGAGTGGTATCACTTAAATAAATAGATAAAAAATCTGGCAAATCATTCTGAAATTCTTGCATTTTTTGTCTATAATCCTGTAAAGAAATAATTTTTATTTTATCATAATCAAATTTCCAATAAGCAAGTTCCGACACTTCCATTTTAGTGATGTGTTCCACTGTTAAAGCTTGTAAAATTAATTGCGGAAAAAATCCTGACATAACTTCCTCATTGGAAGGCGGTGAACCAAGTTTATAATCTATGATTGCTACTTGCCCGCCAGAAAGATGCTCAACTCTATCGCATTTTGCCGTTAGACAGATTCCAGCATCACCCGCTGGAATGGCACTAATTTGATACGAAAAACTTTCTTCCAACTGAGCATAATTGCTTCGAGTCTCAACAAATTCAATAAAAGACTGAATGATTTTTTGCAATCTTACCCACCACATATTTGAAAAATTAAACTGACTAGATAGGAATTCTCTCTGTGCTATACTTACCGGCAATTTTTTATCATGTGAGCATTTCGCAAGAACATTATGCACCATAGTGCCAAATTCCAGTATCGATGGTCTAAAATTTAAGTCTCTTAATTGTTTAAGGCTGAGTATATATTCAACGTAAAATGAATAAGGGTTACGAATTAATTTTTCCAGTGCACTGCAAGATATCACCTGCATTTTTTCTTTTCTTGCTTCAGCCGGAGGTTTTGGCATAGGTTGAGTAAATGGAACAACACATTCAGGAGTATTTAATATTCTTAGCCAATCACGATACGGCTGTTTCGACAAACCGCCCTCCCCTTTCTTGAGCAGAAGTTCCAACCGCTGCAATATAATTGGCTTTCTATGACTCAGTGATCTTGTAATATAAACCTTACTTGCACAAAACAAATTATATAAAGTATATAAAAAATATCCCTGCTCTTCTTGCATAGAAGGAAGGCTAAATTTTTCTCTGGTAGTAGCATTCAAAAACGGACTTTGAAAACCTGGCGGGTAGCTACCTTCATTAAATCCAGCGAGTATTACAACTTTATTGTGGTATAGGCTAAATTTATTTAGGTCATTTGCTACAGAAAAAAAATCTTTCTCTAAAAATAAGGTTAGAATTTGGCTATATAATTCTAAGGAGCATTTGATTTTGATACCCTCACATGCATCTATAAAATTATATATAAAGGAGCCCACTTCATTATTTAATCCAGAAAAGTTTACACCAGATAGCATATTAACACACTGCAAGTGAGCTGCTACTACATCAAAAATAGGACGATTTATAGAGTTAAGCAAAGGATTAAATATTGTTTCCAACTTATTGATAATCAACAATATATCTTCCTTGTATTTTAGCTTTTTATGGCTATTAATAATATTGATAATACTTTCAAGTCCACTTGTATTAAAGTTACGTAATATCGCTACTTCAAATTCAGATAAAATCTTACTGTATTTTTCTTTAGTATAGCCAAAAGTTACCAGACTATGTTTCAGTAGCGAAAGTAATGCCACACTATTCCAATTTGAAGTCAAAACTTCCACGCTATAAAATAGAAGTGTTATATAAGGATAATTTTCCGATATGGCACCACGTTGCTTTGATAAACAAGCTATACGAGTTGCAAGTAATTTATTATGGGCAAGCAAAGAAACCTTTTCATAACTTTCATTTTCTATAATCAAAGCAATCACTTGCGCTTCTTCCTCCTCAGAATCGCAAGTGATTACTTCAATATACTCACTATTACTAACATATTCACTATTTATTTTACTAAAATCAGCAGTTATATCAAAAACACAATCAATTACTTTACTCTCTGGAGCAGAGAGGCATATCACATCTTTTCTATCAACATTTAAATAATCCAATAAACTTTTTAGGCAATATTGATAGTGTTTCTTATCAAGTGAGCTCCAATCTTCTTCTCTAATTTTAAAATTAAGGTTAGGCAAAATCACCTTTCCAAATGGTAAATCATATATGGCTTTAATAAGTGATTTATAAATTTCATCCTTGCCAAGGCCAACAAAAATAACATGTTGATCTTTTTGCAGTGAAA
It contains:
- the lysS gene encoding lysine--tRNA ligase; protein product: MTSWPFQEAEKILQKFPDKKEIIFETGYGPSGLPHIGTFGEVFRTTVVVNALKKIAPDIKAKIIAVSDDMDGLRKIPDNVPNQEMLREHLHRPLTMIPDPFGTHESYGHHMNSLLCKFLDLFEFEYEFRSATECYKSGIYDEKLLLLLKNYNKVMDVMLPSFREERQQTYSPFLPLCPKTSQVLQVPVIETNTEKGTITYEDLNGEKIEVPVTKGRCKLQWKPDWGMRWAAFGVNYEAHGKDLTPSAVLSSQICEILGEKPPLLFCYEFFLDKEGKKISKSKGNGISIEEWLTYAPTESLALYIFQSPKKAKRLYFDVIPKSTDEYLEFVKRYHENKEENISDRITTEPSVVPESRVTPGLSSVIPVLRTGMAPNEESNPAWHIHKGNVPNIETSGINFSLLLNLAAACNAENKEILWGFISTYAPNVTPENNKMLDRLSNFAVKYYHDFVKPTKSYKIPSETEKQALLDLKHTLYSLAETATAEEIQSQVFSIGKKYGFSNLRDWFQLLYETLLGKQTGPRMGSFIKLYGINNTVYLIDSTIEKTL
- a CDS encoding IS66 family transposase gives rise to the protein MCGPDLIETTNNLAERQARRYVIYRKNSFFTWSERGEKFIERILSIFVTARLNNQNPVQKLQNLVAIPA
- the tilS gene encoding tRNA lysidine(34) synthetase TilS, whose product is MDCWNDAIFCTSFQNVIDSFAVHNDQIAVAVSGGVDSIVLLHLITNWAKRIQHPLPIALTVNHGLRPESQQEADFVVNYAKKLGLESFILNWEKQDVKGNVQLQAREARYKLLTEWCKNNNIKYLFVAHHKDDQVETFLLRLERGSGIDGLSSMHYKSFLNDVCIFRPLLNFSRSNIEKYANFRQLKWVEDRSNKNIKYRRTLYRNLLKASDNQEILSERICLTALHMQRAAKALMHYTRLAFNDCADVHELGFIEIKLNEFYRLPEEIALRILLYSIMAVGSKYYKPRYNSLVFIFNKILQKDCDINHTLSGCKIKKYGESILIIRESSKIKEVSVNLPMSESIKWDNRFKCTIFGNQKCSVTIASLKKTQKIPEFLKDYDCCTEVFYSLPVVQKDEKILSYPCVNNKSNDLNGDEVKCIINCVVKENLSNLINI
- the dnaJ gene encoding molecular chaperone DnaJ, which translates into the protein MSKKDHYELLGVDKSANVDEIKKAYKKLALKYHPDRNPGNKEAEEKFKEITAAYEILSDSNKRAGYDRYGHEGDSYSSSDGFQGFSSAGDFSDIFNDFFGGGFGGGASRSRTKGSTVSQGAPGADLRYDLEISLEDAFKGMQAPIHYITNVQCGTCKGTGSEGAIKPAQCHTCQGSGRIRTQQGFFTIERTCSTCYGEGEIIHNKCKKCGGSGRKRDEVNISVSIPRGIEDGAKVRVSGKGEAGARGGKSGDLYVYVKIAPHKIFTRDKAHLHCKVPIRMTLAVLGGEIEVQSIDGTKIKIKVPEGTQTGTKLRCREKGMPYMNSHVRGDLYVQVIVETLNPKNLTKKQIDLLKAFEEEESAGIKQQSEGFFSKVKKK
- a CDS encoding IS4 family transposase, with protein sequence MEFIKNKLISLNFINDHKVSPKDFLRKRKLPFIDVFILIFRKSVKSLQVMLNEFILYTMRDYTVTASAFTQVRQKLKYTAFSELNDDVVSLYYQDQEFKTHHGFRVLAFDASILILPKSDEVIEEFGSRAVWNGVQRFEDYTSATFEACYDVLNNIAIKSVLSRGDSYEVDLATDMLEGLSSDDLLICDRGYVSYRFIAELTERKINYVIRCPSSSFSEVNDMFKPGSPSSTIAVATAPIKVARQLRKLGLPDEMEFRLVKIILSSGEIEVLITSLLDEQQFKVEEFEELYYLRWGIETFFSKLKGRLGLENFTGKSVETIKQDFWSTIFISNLESIMTEDVEEALNADLADSKLEKSINKSVSFNAIKNLAFDIFSTESDMDCVMEQLSKLFLTNTLVVRKGRKVDLHKISDVRSLNYQKRARKHVF
- a CDS encoding PD-(D/E)XK nuclease family protein, with the protein product MGKVFTINVNESFFEVLVHYIFSEYEREKIPELEIILPCKKDVFALLSAFKNYNTEKCIIFPEIISLENIDEEDLILNLDRIKVINRAKRTLLLIEFILKWNRENNDHFPIDLAYSLSSLLGKAKMPKITDCEQFNEHSKKIENFVSLLVKTWSKTLKDLGVVDILEYKNDYINNMVLSLQKDQHVIFVGLGKDEIYKSLIKAIYDLPFGKVILPNLNFKIREEDWSSLDKKHYQYCLKSLLDYLNVDRKDVICLSAPESKVIDCVFDITADFSKINSEYVSNSEYIEVITCDSEEEEAQVIALIIENESYEKVSLLAHNKLLATRIACLSKQRGAISENYPYITLLFYSVEVLTSNWNSVALLSLLKHSLVTFGYTKEKYSKILSEFEVAILRNFNTSGLESIINIINSHKKLKYKEDILLIINKLETIFNPLLNSINRPIFDVVAAHLQCVNMLSGVNFSGLNNEVGSFIYNFIDACEGIKIKCSLELYSQILTLFLEKDFFSVANDLNKFSLYHNKVVILAGFNEGSYPPGFQSPFLNATTREKFSLPSMQEEQGYFLYTLYNLFCASKVYITRSLSHRKPIILQRLELLLKKGEGGLSKQPYRDWLRILNTPECVVPFTQPMPKPPAEARKEKMQVISCSALEKLIRNPYSFYVEYILSLKQLRDLNFRPSILEFGTMVHNVLAKCSHDKKLPVSIAQREFLSSQFNFSNMWWVRLQKIIQSFIEFVETRSNYAQLEESFSYQISAIPAGDAGICLTAKCDRVEHLSGGQVAIIDYKLGSPPSNEEVMSGFFPQLILQALTVEHITKMEVSELAYWKFDYDKIKIISLQDYRQKMQEFQNDLPDFLSIYLSDTTPFVASPYLDKFLRFNSYKHLERVREWL